In Thunnus albacares chromosome 10, fThuAlb1.1, whole genome shotgun sequence, a single window of DNA contains:
- the LOC122990132 gene encoding NLR family CARD domain-containing protein 3-like, with translation MKVDQESSEVPSGQSAQQHQTHLDTIFKLLEENIINFVKNELKKMQRVLSSDYPECLESQREGEEVLDSEEEEQRRRSREAFQRITLHFLRRMKQEELADCLQNKALAPLCQHKLKSNLKEKFHRVFEGIANAGNPTLLNQIYTELYITEGGTAEVNDEHEVRQIETASRKPDRPETTIRQEDIFKALPGRDEPIRTVITKGVAGIGKTVLTQKFTLDWAEDKANQDIHFTFPFTFRELNVLKEKKYSLVELVHHFFTETKEAEICTFEEFQVVFIFDGLDECRLPLDFHNNEILTDVTESTSVDVLLTNLIRGKLFPSAHLWITTRPAAANQIPPEYVGMVTEVRGFTDPQKEEYFRKRFRDEERASSIVSYIKRSRSLYIMCHMPVFCWITATVLEDVLKSRGGGELPKTLTEMYIHFLVVQSKLKNVKYDGGAETDPHWSPESRKMIESLGKLAFEQLQKGNLIFYESDLTECGIDIRAASVYSGVFTQIFIEERGLYQDKVFCFIHLSVQEFLAALHVHLTFFNSGVNLLAEEQKTSLWFKVFKEKPGPALYPKTHFYQSAVDEALQSPNGHLDLFLRFLLGLSLQNNQTLLRGLLTHTGSSSQTNQKTVKYIKKKINENLSTERSINLFHCLNELNDRSLVEEIQQYLQSESLSTDKLSPAQWSALVFILLSSEKDLDVFDLKKYSASEEALLRLLPVVKASNKALLTDCNLSERSCAALSSVLSSQSCSLRELDLSNNNLQDSGLKLLTSGLESPNCTLENLRLSGCLITEDGCASLASALSSNPSHLRELDLTYNHPGDSGEKLLSAELEDPHWKLDTLRYGQTGGQSQVQMSLISIDVITMVLPYCVTRLQPAGLDPNTANRKLKLSDNNRKVTCVKEVQSYPDHPNKFDHWKQLLCRNDLTGRCYWEVEWRGRVNISVTYRGISRKGDSEDFLFGMNDQSWSLICSDGCYHVRHNRVTSISSSSSSVSGRVAVYVDCPAGTLSFYRVSSDTLIHLHTFNTTFTQPLCAGFGFCWSGSSVSLCGL, from the exons atgaa AGTGGaccaggagagctcagaggttcccagtggtcagtctgcccagcagcatcaaacacacctggacacGATATTTAAG ctgctggaggagaacatcaTCAATTTTGTGAAGAAcgagctgaagaagatgcagagGGTCCTGAGTTCAGATTATCCAGAATGTTTAGAGAGTCAGAGGGAGGGTGAGGAGGTGTTGgacagtgaggaggaagagcagaggaggagaagcagagaggCATTTCAGAGgatcacactgcacttcctgaggagaatgaagcaggaggagctggctgactgTCTACAGAACA AAGCTCTTGCTCCACTGTGCCAACATAAACTCAAGTCTAACTTGAAGGAGAAGTTCCATcgtgtgtttgaggggattgctaatgcaggaaacccaacccttctgaaccagatctacacagagctctacatcacagagggagggactgcagaggtcaatgatgaacatgaggtcagacagattgaaacagcatccaggaaaccagacagaccagaaacaacaatcagacaagaagacatctttaaagccttacctggaagagatgaaccaatcagaacagtgattacaaagggagtggctggcattgggaaaacagtcttaacacagaagttcactctggactgggctgaagacaaagccaaccaggacatacacttcacatttccattcactttcagagagctgaatgtgctgaaagagaaaaagtacagcttggtggaacttgttcatcacttctttactgaaaccaaagaagcagaaATCTGCACctttgaagagttccaggttgtgttcatctttgatggtTTGGACGAGTGTCGACTTCCTttggacttccacaacaatgagatcctgactgatgtcacagagtccacctcagtggatgtgctgctgacaaacctcatcagggggaaactgtttccctctgctcacctctggataaccacacgacctgcagcagccaatcagatccctcctgaaTATGTcggcatggtgacagaggtcagagggttcactgacccacagaaggaggagtacttcaggaagagattcagagatgaggagagggCCAGCAGCATTGTCTCCTACATCAAGAGATCACGAAGCCTctacatcatgtgccacatgccagtcttctgctggatcactgctacagttctggaagatgtgttgaaaagcagagggggaggagagctacccaagaccctgactgagatgtacatccacttcctggtggttcagtccaaactgaagaatgtcaagtatgatggaggagctgagacagatccacactggagtccagagagcaggaagatgattgagtctctgggaaaactggcttttgagcagctgcagaaaggcaacctgatcttctatgaatcagacctgacagagtgtggcatcgatatcagagcagcctcagtgtactcaggagtgttcacgCAGATCTTTatagaggagagagggctgtaccaggacaaggtgttctgcttcatCCATCTGAGCGTTCaagagtttctggctgctcttcatgtccatctgacattcttcaactctggagtcaatctgctggcagaaGAACAAAAAACCTCCTTGTGGTTTAAAGTCTTTAAAGAAAAACCCGGACCAGCACTCTACCCGA agacacacttctaccagagtgctgtggacGAGGCCTTacagagtccaaatggacacctggacttgttcctccgcttcctcttgggtctttcactgcagaacAATCAGACTCTCCTCCGAggtctgctgacacacacaggaagtagctcacagaccaatcagaaaacagtcaagtacatcaagaagaagatcaatGAGAATCTGTCtacagagagaagcatcaatctgttccactgtctgaatgaactgaatgatcgttctctagtggaggagatccaacagtacctgCAATCAGAAAGTCTCTCtacagataaactgtctcctgctcagtggtcagctctggtcttcatcttactgtcatcagaaaaagatctggacgtgtttgacctgaagaaatactctgcttcagaggaggctcttcttaggctgctgccagtggtcaaagcctccaacaaagctct GCTGACTgactgtaacctctcagagagaagctgtgcagctctgtcctcagttctcagctcccagtcctgtagtctgagagagcttgacttgagtaacaacaacctgcaggattcCGGACTGAAACTGCTGACttctggactggagagtccaaactgtaCACTGGAAAATCTCAG gctgtcagGATGTTTGATCACAGAAGAcggctgtgcttctctggcctcagctctgagctccaacccctcccatctgagagagcttgatctgacctacaatcatccaggagactcaggagagaagctgctgtctgctgaactggaggatccacactggaaactggacactctcaggtatggacagacaggtggacaatCTCAGGTACAGATGTCACTCATTTCAATTGACGTGATTACCATGGTATTGCCGTA CTGTGTCACAAG gctgcagcctgctgga ctggatccaaacacagcaaacagaaaactcaaactgtctgacaacaacaggaaggtgacatgTGTGAAGGAGGttcagtcatatcctgatcatccaaaCAAATTTGAtcactggaaacagctgctgtgcagaaatgatctgactggtcgctgttactgggaggtcgagtggagaggaagagttaatatatcagtgacttacagaggaatcagcagGAAAGGAGACAGTGAAGACTTTTTGTTTGGAATGAAcgatcagtcctggagtctgatCTGCTCTGATGGATGTTACCATGTCCGTCACAACAGAGTaacatccatctcctcctcctcctcctctgtctctggcagagtagcagtgtatgtggactgtcctgctggcactctgtccttctacagagtctcctctgacacactgatccacctccacaccttcaacaccacattcactcagcctctgtgtgctggGTTTGGGTTCTGCTGGTCtggttcctcagtgtctctgtgtggtctgtag